A window of the Dioscorea cayenensis subsp. rotundata cultivar TDr96_F1 chromosome 14, TDr96_F1_v2_PseudoChromosome.rev07_lg8_w22 25.fasta, whole genome shotgun sequence genome harbors these coding sequences:
- the LOC120275224 gene encoding LOW QUALITY PROTEIN: uncharacterized protein LOC120275224 (The sequence of the model RefSeq protein was modified relative to this genomic sequence to represent the inferred CDS: deleted 2 bases in 1 codon) yields the protein MDCSDCLGWWCGAASQKEFHEPKPFSLPCALPQWPKGGGFAEGSICIGELEVVQIKKFQKIWSCVQLDENSNGATFYRPIDIPDGFFSLGHYGQTNDKPLHGFVLVAREIEVCGTRARALEKPIDYELVWCSDDGNGNFDVSCGYFWLPLPPEGYKAVGYVVTKSPDKPSLEEVRCVQSDLTETCETKDLIFKSEAGLFEFQVWKSRPCCRGMWAKGLPVGTFCCSSYNFSGEMVDVSCLKNLDSSLYAMPNLEQINALISHYGPTVFFHPKEVYLPSSVSWFFKNGATLHRNGKTLGEPIDIEGSNLPSGGVNDGEYWIDLPDDDRNSYVKHGDMDSAELYAHVKPALGGTFTDIAMWVFCPFNGPATIKIGLLNFALHKIGQHVSDWEHFTLRISNFTGELWGIYFSQHSGGEWVSVCDLEFIKDNKAIVYSSKSGHASFPHPGNYLQGSEKLGIGVRNDAASSNFSVDSSVKYQIVAAEYLADVVTEPCWLQFMREWGPTITYNSRSDLDKIIGFLPINLRFSVETIFDKLPMELYGEEGPTGPKEKNNWEGDERW from the exons ATGGATTGCTCCGATTGCTTGGGATGGTGGTGTGGGGCTGCGTCTCAGAAGGAATTTCATGAGCCGAAGCCCTTCTCTCTTCCTTGTGCTTTGCCTCAGTGGCCCAAAG GTGGAGGATTTGCTGAGGGATCAATTTGCATAGGTGAACTTGAGGTTGTACAGATTAAGAAGTTTCAGAAAATTTGGAGTTGTGTTCAGCTTGATGAAAATAGTAACGGGGCTACATTTTATAGACCGATTGATATACCCGATGGCTTTTTCAGTCTTGGTCATTATGGTCAAACAAATGACAAGCCTTTGCATGGTTTTGTTCTTGTGGCAAGGGAGATTGAAGTCTGTGGAACAAGAGCTCGAGCTCTTGAGAAACCTATTGACTATGAACTTGTTTGGTGTTCAGATGACGGGAATGGCAATTTCGATGTTTCTTGTGGTTACTTCTGGCTTCCATTGCCACCTGAAGGTTATAAAGCTGTTGGCTATGTTGTCACTAAAAGTCCTGACAAGCCTTCTCTTGAAGAAGTCAGATGTGTTCAGTCTGATCTTACTGAAACATGTGAAACTAAGGATTTGATATTTAAGTCGGAAGCAGGGCTTTTTGAGTTTCAGGTATGGAAATCACGACCCTGCTGTCGGGGAATGTGGGCGAAAGGCCTGCCAGTTGGAACATTTTGCTGCAGCAGTTATAACTTCTCTGGAGAAATGGTCGATGTCTCTTGCTTAAAAAATCTTGATTCCTCTTTATATGCCATGCCAAATTTGGAGCAGATCAATGCTCTAATAAGTCATTATGGTCCGACA GTTTTTTTCCATCCTAAGGAAGTGTATTTACCCTCGTCGGTCTCATGGTTTTTCAAGAACGGGGCTACATTACACAGGAACGGCAAGACTCTCGGGGAGCCTATTGACATAGAAGGTTCGAACCTGCCTAGCGGTGGTGTGAATGATGGAGAATACTGGATAGATTTACCCGATGATGATCGGAACAGTTATGTTAAGCATGGAGACATGGACAGTGCTGAGCTGTATGCTCATGTAAAGCCAGCTCTCGGAGGAACTTTCACGGACATTGCGATGTGGGTGTTTTGCCCGTTCAATGGCCCCGCAACAATCAAGATCGGGTTGCTCAATTTCGCACTACACAAAATTGGGCAGCATGTTTCCGACTGGGAGCATTTCACTCTACGTATTAGCAATTTTACCGGCGAGCTTTGGGGTATATATTTCTCGCAGCACAGCGGTGGAGAATGGGTGAGTGTTTGTGACCTGGAATTTATCAAAGATAACAAAGCAATTGTGTATTCATCAAAGAGCGGGCATGCGAGTTTCCCACACCCAGGAAACTACCTCCAAGGTTCTGAAAAGCTTGGAATCGGTGTGAGGAATGACGCGGCTAGCAGCAATTTTTCAGTAGATTCGAGTGTTAAGTATCAAATTGTCGCAGCTGAGTATCTTGCTGATGTTGTGACTGAACCGTGTTGGTTGCAATTCATGCGGGAATGGGGTCCGACGATTACATATAATTCTAGATCAGATCTGGACAAGATAATTGGTTTTCTGCCAATTAATCTCCGGTTCTCTGTCGAGACCATTTTCGATAAACTCCCCATGGAGTTGTACGGGGAGGAAGGACCGACAGGGCCAAAGGAGAAGAATAATTGGGAAGGCGATGAAAGATGGTAA